The nucleotide sequence ATTCTCACAAAAAAAATCTTGCCAAATCCTTTTCCTCAACAAACAATCCTTCTTACTCATGTTCAGATTGTCCACACAAGTCCCAGGCTTTGCCAGAGGCTTTAGCACAGCCAGCCGGCTCTTCAAGCCTGTTGCAAACGAGTACCTCACCACCGGATCATCCACCCAATCGATCTGGCCCAAGGGATTCAGATTGCCCCAACCCAAATCTTGGGAAGAATCCAGTGAAAGTGCCTTGAGCAAagccaccaagttcttcttcttgaacgaAATCGCCAGAGGAATGTACCTCTGTATGGAAATGTACTTCCGGGAACCATATACCATTTACTACCCATTTGAAAAAGGACCTATTTCTCCCAGATTCAGAGGTGAACATGCCTTGAGAAGATATCCCagtggtgaagaaagatgTATTGCTTGTAAATTATGTGAGGCTATCTGTCCGGCCCAggccatcaccatcgaGGCTGAAGAGAGAATGGAcggttcaagaagaacctttAAATACGACATCGACATGACCAAATGTATCTACTGTGGGTACTGCCAGGAAAGTTGTCCGGTGGATGCCATTGTGGAGA is from Yamadazyma tenuis chromosome 6, complete sequence and encodes:
- the NdufS8 gene encoding ndufs8, ubiquinone oxidoreductase 23 kd subunit (COG:C; EggNog:ENOG503NVE7); its protein translation is MFRLSTQVPGFARGFSTASRLFKPVANEYLTTGSSTQSIWPKGFRLPQPKSWEESSESALSKATKFFFLNEIARGMYLCMEMYFREPYTIYYPFEKGPISPRFRGEHALRRYPSGEERCIACKLCEAICPAQAITIEAEERMDGSRRTFKYDIDMTKCIYCGYCQESCPVDAIVETPNVEYTTETREELLYNKEKLLENGDKWEQELQYCIDADAPYR